The DNA window TAGGCCAAGGAAGGGGCGTGCTCAAGCCCGGTCCCGGGCTGGACAACCGGAGCGTTTGCCTTTACCCAGGGGGGCAACCGGCCGCCCCGGCCGCCAGGAGGTCTTCGTGAGCTTTCTTTCATCCAGCGTCGGCCTGACCCGCTACCGCATCGTGGAGGACGTGCCGGACACCCTGTTCCAGGCCGTCCCGGACCGGCTCAAGGAATGGGCCTTCCGCGACATCGACGCCACCGCCGACGAGCGCTCCTTCGGCTGGGCCAACATCGACGACATGCTCGACGTCCGCTGGGCCGCCTCGCCGCCGGAAAAGGCCCACTACCTGGCCTTCTCCCTGCGGCTGGAGACGCGCCGCGTGCAGCCCGCCGTGTTCAAGAAGCATTACCAACTGGCCCTCAACGCCGAGCTGGCCAAGGCCAAGGAGCAGGGCAAAAACTTCCTCTCCCGCGACCGCAAACGCGAGCTCAAGGAGCAGGTCCAGCTCAAGCTCATGGCCCGTTCCCTGCCCGTTCCGGCCGTATTCGGCGCGCTCTGGAACACCCAGACCAACCACGTCTGGCTGGACACCACCAACTCCAAGGTCCGGGCCCTGTTCGAGGACCTCTTCGCCATGGCCTTCGAGCTGCACCTGGAGCCGCTCTCGCCCTTCTTCCTGGCCCTGGAGATGCTCGGCGAGGACGCGGCAGCCTCCCTGGAACACCTCGAACCCACCCTTTTCGTCTAGGAGCCCGGCATGGATCTCACCCTGGTGCAACGCGAAAACACCATCCTGGGACAGGATTTCCTCACTTGGCTCTGGTACGCCTCGGAAAAGCGCGACGGCATGTTCACCACCAAGACCGGCCAGTCCTTCGCCCTGCACCTGGAACAGAAGGTCTCGGTCCAGGGCGGCGAGGGCGAGAGCCTGGAGACCGCCTCGGTGAGCAGCCCGCGCGGCGAGCTGGCCGAGGCCAAGACCGGCCTGCGCACCGGCAAGAAGGTCCACAAGACCCAGTTGCGCCTGGAAATCGACCAGGACGCCTGGCAGGTCACGCTCAAGGCCGACGACTTCGGCATTTCGGGCCTGAAGACGCCCAAGGTGGACCTGCGCGACCAGGAGGACGAGGACCCGGACTCCAAGTTCCTGGAGAAGATCTACCTCCTGGAGAAATGCGTGGAGCTGCTGGACTCCGTGTTCGCCGAATTCCTCAAGCTCCGCCTGTCCGCCGAATGGCCCAAGGCGGCCAAGGCCGTGGGCCAGTGGATGAACCAGGAGTGAGCCGGTGGCCCTGCAACGCCTGGCCTGTTTCGGCGACAGTCTCTTCGCCGGATACGGCCTGCCCGCCGCCCGCGCCCTGCCCACCCGCCTGGAGGCGCTGCTGCGCGCCGACGGCCGGGAAATCCGCGCCCTGAACCTCGGCGTCTCCGGCGAGACCTCGGCCGACGGCCTGCGCCGCCTGGACGAGGTCCTGGCCGCCGCCCCGCGCGCCACGCTGCTCGAATTCGGGGCCAACGACTGCCACCTGCTGACGCCCCCGGAGAAGACCGAGGCCAATCTGGAGGCCATGGCGAGCGCCCTGCTCCAGGCGGGCTCGGCCGTGCTCCTGGTGGGCGTGCGCGCCCTGCCCTGGGTGGACGCGGAGCACGGCCGGAAGTTCCAGGCCGTCTTTCCGCGCCTCGCGGCCCGGCTCGGCCTGCCGCTCTACCCCGACATCCTGGCGCCCTATTTCGGCGACCCGGCCCTGTGCCTGCCGGACGGCCTGCACCCCAACGCGCCGGGGGTGGAGGCCATGGCCGCGAGCCTCCTGCCCTGGGTCGAGGCCCTGCTCGACGGCCCGGCCTGATCGCCCGGCCGCGTTGACGCAGGCTCCCCAGGCATTTATAGCTCGACCATTCAGCGCAGGGAGCCGCTCGTGGACCTTCGGGACCGCCTTTTCCTCCGCTTCGCCGCCAGCCCAGGCCTCAAGGCCCTGGCCTACGTCCTGTTCCTGGCCGGGGGGCTGCTCCTGTTCCAGGGCCCGGGCGCGGTCCTGCTCGCCGTCCCGCTGCTGGCCGACGCCTACGGCGCGCGGCTCATCCGCGCCCTCTACGACGGCTTCCGCGAAGACCTCCTGGAGCTGCTGGAGGACGAGGCCCGCCGGGAGTGCGGCTTGGCTCCGGACGAAGAGGGCTTTCCCGTCTGGGAGTACGACGGCTGCGTGCGCCACTGGCTGGTGAAGGGCCTGCCGGATCGCGTGATCCTGACGCTCATGGCCCCGCGCCAGGACTTCCTGGTGGTGGCCCGCAAGGAGGGCCGCATCTTCCCGCCGCTCTCCTATGCCCCCCTGGACTACGAGATCCTCGACGCCGGAACCCTGGACGTCTACTACCGCGACATCACCCACGTGGAGGTCAACGGCGAAGCCGTGGTCCTGCATACCTCGGGCGGGGAGGTCATCGAATACGAGGACCATTCCGGCGGCGCCGGACAGGCGGTGCGCGAACTACGGGAACGGCTGCGCGAGCACAAGGCCAGGAGTTCGCCATGAACGGGGACCGCGCCGGCCGCCTGCTCTTCCAGACCCAGCACATCCAGGGTCTGTTGCGGCTCTGCGGCTGGAGCCTGCTCCTGACGCCGACCCTGGTGGCCGTCGTGGCGCTGGTCGCCGTGGGCGAGGGGCTGCCCCTGGGCTGGGCCCTGCTGCTCATCCTCTCGGGCCTGGCCCTGGCCCTGCTGGCGGCGCTGTTCCTGGCCCGCCTCCTGGGGCGGCGCATCATCGAGCCCCTGGGACGCCTGCTGCGCGCGGCCCAGGACATCCGCGAGGGCCATTACGGGACCACGGTGGACCCAACCACTTTCCAGGATTCCCCGCTGGAGTTCCGGCTCCTGGGACAGAGCTTCAACCGCATGTCCGAGACCACGCGCGAACACATCGAGGCCCTGGAACGGGCCACGATCACGGACCAGCTCACCGGGGTGAGCAACCGGCGCTTCCTGGTCACCGAGGGCCCCCGGCTGCTGCGGGTCGCCCTGCGCTCCGGGGCCGCCTTTTCCTGCCTGATGATCGACATCGACCACTTCAAGCGGGTCAACGACCAGCACGGCCATCTCGTGGGCGACCGCTTCCTGGCGCACCTGACCCGGGTGGTGAGCGCCACCATCCGCACCTCCGACCTCCTGGCCCGGGCCGGGGGCGAGGAGTTCGTGGTCCTGGCCCCCAACTCCGGCACGGAAGAGGCCCGGCTCCTGGCCGAGCGCATCCGCCTGGCCGTGGTCCGCACCCCTTACGTGGACGGCGAGACGCGCATCGACAACAGCGTGAGCATCGGCGTGGCCGAGCATGCCGCCGCCCCGCTCTTCGGCTCCAACGACTTCGAGGACATGCTCGAACGCGCCGACCGGGCGCTCTACCGGGCCAAGCAGATGGGCCGCAACCGGGTTGTGGCCTGGGGCGACGAGGAACCGGACCAGGACCTCTGAGCCCGGCCGGACTTGAATCCCCAACGGGCTTGGCCTATCGTCCCGGCCGGGCGCGCCGCCCGCCGAACCGACAACGAGGAACACGCATGCGCTACGAAC is part of the Desulfovibrio aminophilus genome and encodes:
- a CDS encoding GDSL-type esterase/lipase family protein; this encodes MALQRLACFGDSLFAGYGLPAARALPTRLEALLRADGREIRALNLGVSGETSADGLRRLDEVLAAAPRATLLEFGANDCHLLTPPEKTEANLEAMASALLQAGSAVLLVGVRALPWVDAEHGRKFQAVFPRLAARLGLPLYPDILAPYFGDPALCLPDGLHPNAPGVEAMAASLLPWVEALLDGPA
- a CDS encoding sensor domain-containing diguanylate cyclase — translated: MNGDRAGRLLFQTQHIQGLLRLCGWSLLLTPTLVAVVALVAVGEGLPLGWALLLILSGLALALLAALFLARLLGRRIIEPLGRLLRAAQDIREGHYGTTVDPTTFQDSPLEFRLLGQSFNRMSETTREHIEALERATITDQLTGVSNRRFLVTEGPRLLRVALRSGAAFSCLMIDIDHFKRVNDQHGHLVGDRFLAHLTRVVSATIRTSDLLARAGGEEFVVLAPNSGTEEARLLAERIRLAVVRTPYVDGETRIDNSVSIGVAEHAAAPLFGSNDFEDMLERADRALYRAKQMGRNRVVAWGDEEPDQDL
- the rdgC gene encoding recombination-associated protein RdgC, which codes for MSFLSSSVGLTRYRIVEDVPDTLFQAVPDRLKEWAFRDIDATADERSFGWANIDDMLDVRWAASPPEKAHYLAFSLRLETRRVQPAVFKKHYQLALNAELAKAKEQGKNFLSRDRKRELKEQVQLKLMARSLPVPAVFGALWNTQTNHVWLDTTNSKVRALFEDLFAMAFELHLEPLSPFFLALEMLGEDAAASLEHLEPTLFV